A stretch of Fluviicola sp. DNA encodes these proteins:
- a CDS encoding S8 family peptidase gives MKYLLLLTLAFTTGFLAAQTQSASNRMRWDKLVHYSATFKNGSGVSKEITDAFPVYKISGVWYVSLYGKRLPDCNWNFINDNNILLGSSVGRITTMKVPLERVHEADFSQFYSYLEIPGKIVPQLDKAVKDTRADSVQRGINLPAAFTGKDILIGVTDWGFDYGHPMFYDTLLTQSRVYAAWDQYKQAGTLPVGQTYGAEYDTPSELAAAETDTANIYSHHTHGSHVAGIAGGSGAGSIYRGFGFESEYLFVTFYIDQASAIDAFVWMKDKAQAAGKRLVVNMSWGVYYNQMGSLDGFSLLSEAIDELSATNQVVFVAAAGNNNGTNFHIKKTFNNNIFNSRIGFYSYAANPYMWGECITAWGEQGHDFSNKISVYNGAGTLLVASPFYSTSTTGYLDSMLVAGNDTIVFTISSETANPLNGKPGMQIRIRSLNTNYRIVLTGSAADGTVHYWNLPELTNGAGNFGQTFTAYGANGIAGDSYYAIGEPGCANSAITVAAYASSYVNGGGTTVGGAPASFTSIGPLHNETMKPDIAAPGVNVISSISSYTDAAYTSVASITFNNKTYDFARFSGTSMATPCVTGIVSLILDANPNLSSQQVKNIIKTTARLDNYTGAIVAPGDTKWGMGKVNAYAAVKLALNTLAVDEHEKTVSFLLYPNPASNLLHVLNLNELPVAGMSIISLDGKVINPRLEENTIDLSGLTNGMYFLNIQTESENYTLSFVKE, from the coding sequence ATGAAATACTTATTACTGCTGACACTTGCTTTTACAACCGGCTTTTTAGCTGCACAAACTCAAAGTGCTTCCAACCGAATGCGTTGGGATAAATTGGTTCACTATTCCGCAACTTTCAAAAACGGGTCGGGTGTTTCCAAGGAAATCACAGATGCTTTCCCGGTTTACAAGATTTCAGGAGTTTGGTACGTGTCGCTTTACGGGAAAAGACTTCCGGATTGCAACTGGAATTTCATCAACGATAACAACATCCTTTTGGGTAGCTCTGTGGGAAGAATCACCACCATGAAAGTTCCGTTGGAAAGAGTGCATGAAGCAGATTTCTCACAATTCTATTCCTACCTGGAAATTCCGGGGAAAATTGTTCCTCAGTTGGATAAAGCAGTCAAAGACACCAGAGCCGACAGCGTTCAACGCGGAATTAATTTACCGGCAGCATTTACCGGAAAAGATATTTTGATCGGTGTAACGGATTGGGGATTTGATTACGGCCATCCGATGTTTTACGACACATTGCTCACACAATCCCGGGTTTATGCGGCGTGGGACCAGTACAAACAAGCCGGAACACTTCCGGTAGGTCAAACTTATGGAGCAGAATACGACACTCCGTCAGAATTGGCTGCTGCAGAAACAGACACTGCCAATATTTACAGTCACCACACCCACGGATCTCACGTAGCCGGTATTGCAGGCGGAAGCGGGGCCGGATCCATCTATCGCGGATTTGGTTTTGAATCTGAGTATCTGTTCGTGACATTCTATATCGATCAGGCTTCAGCCATCGATGCTTTTGTGTGGATGAAAGATAAAGCTCAGGCAGCCGGAAAACGATTGGTTGTAAACATGAGTTGGGGAGTTTATTACAATCAAATGGGAAGTTTGGATGGGTTTTCTTTGCTGTCCGAAGCGATTGACGAACTGAGTGCAACGAACCAGGTTGTTTTTGTGGCAGCTGCCGGAAATAATAACGGAACGAATTTCCACATCAAAAAAACGTTCAACAATAACATCTTCAATTCCCGGATCGGTTTCTATTCTTATGCTGCCAATCCTTATATGTGGGGAGAATGCATCACGGCCTGGGGAGAACAGGGACACGATTTTTCGAATAAGATTTCCGTTTATAACGGTGCCGGAACCTTGCTGGTTGCAAGTCCTTTTTATTCCACTTCAACGACCGGTTACCTGGATTCGATGTTGGTTGCAGGAAATGACACGATTGTTTTCACTATTTCTTCGGAAACGGCTAATCCGCTCAATGGAAAACCGGGGATGCAAATCCGGATTCGTTCGCTGAATACCAATTACCGGATCGTGTTGACAGGATCAGCTGCAGACGGAACTGTTCATTACTGGAACCTTCCGGAACTAACGAATGGTGCAGGAAATTTCGGTCAGACTTTTACGGCTTACGGAGCGAACGGAATAGCCGGAGATTCGTACTATGCAATCGGGGAACCGGGTTGTGCGAATAGCGCAATAACCGTTGCTGCGTATGCTTCCAGTTATGTAAACGGAGGAGGAACAACAGTTGGTGGTGCCCCGGCATCATTCACTAGTATCGGGCCATTGCATAATGAAACGATGAAGCCGGATATTGCGGCCCCGGGAGTGAACGTCATTTCATCCATTTCGTCTTATACCGATGCGGCATATACTTCTGTGGCATCGATCACTTTCAATAACAAAACTTACGATTTTGCCCGATTCTCCGGAACATCCATGGCGACACCCTGTGTGACCGGTATTGTTTCCCTGATACTGGACGCCAATCCGAATTTGTCCAGCCAGCAAGTGAAGAATATCATTAAAACAACTGCCCGTCTGGATAATTACACCGGTGCAATTGTGGCTCCCGGCGATACCAAGTGGGGGATGGGGAAAGTCAACGCTTACGCAGCGGTGAAACTGGCTTTGAATACGCTTGCGGTGGATGAACATGAAAAAACCGTTTCCTTCCTGCTTTACCCGAATCCGGCATCTAATTTACTGCATGTTTTGAATCTCAATGAATTGCCGGTAGCGGGAATGTCGATTATTTCGCTGGATGGAAAAGTGATTAATCCCCGTTTAGAAGAAAATACAATTGATCTTTCCGGTTTAACAAACGGGATGTATTTCTTAAACATTCAAACAGAGTCTGAAAATTATACCTTGAGTTTCGTGAAAGAGTAA
- a CDS encoding YifB family Mg chelatase-like AAA ATPase, with protein sequence MLVKTYGSAVFGIDATTITIEVNIANGVNFMLVGLPDKAVQESHQRIKAALKNNNLNYPGKEITVNMAPADIRKEGSTFDLAIGIGILAASEQISATKLEDYLLLGELSLDGTLQVIKGVLPIVMQAKKDGFKGILLPKQNESEAAIVEGIAIYGMENMRDVIDFLNGSKPFTPAVFNSEEEFQRQLHENEVDFKDVKGQSAIKRAFEIAAAGGHNVILIGPPGAGKSMLAKRLPTILPPMSIDESLETTKIHSVAGKIGKNNGLITQRPFRKPHHTISDVALVGGGSYPQPGEISLAHNGVLFLDELPEYKRQVLEVMRQPLEDRTVNVSRARFSVDYPAGFMLVAAMNPCPCGYYNHPEKECVCAPGTVQRYLNKISGPLLDRIDLHVEVTPVSFDDLAFNAPTETSTEIRERVIRARMVQLNRYQGSQTHCNAQMQRKELTEFCEISPEGKQLLKNAMDRLGLSARAYDRILKVARTIADLDNSATIETVHLSEAIQLRNLDRENWAG encoded by the coding sequence ATGCTGGTAAAAACTTATGGAAGTGCCGTATTCGGGATTGATGCAACAACCATTACAATCGAAGTAAATATTGCGAACGGAGTTAATTTTATGCTTGTCGGATTGCCGGACAAAGCCGTTCAGGAAAGTCATCAACGGATCAAGGCTGCTTTAAAGAACAACAACCTGAATTACCCCGGAAAAGAAATCACCGTCAACATGGCTCCGGCAGATATCCGGAAGGAAGGATCGACATTCGACCTGGCAATCGGAATCGGGATATTAGCGGCCTCCGAGCAAATTTCTGCTACCAAACTGGAAGATTATCTCCTGCTCGGTGAATTATCACTCGACGGAACGTTGCAGGTCATCAAGGGAGTTTTACCCATTGTTATGCAAGCCAAAAAAGACGGTTTCAAAGGAATCCTTCTTCCCAAACAAAACGAATCCGAAGCTGCGATTGTGGAAGGAATAGCTATTTATGGAATGGAAAACATGCGGGATGTCATCGATTTTCTGAATGGATCCAAACCCTTCACACCGGCAGTATTCAATAGTGAAGAAGAATTTCAACGTCAGCTTCATGAAAATGAAGTCGATTTTAAAGATGTGAAAGGCCAGAGTGCCATCAAACGGGCTTTTGAAATTGCGGCTGCGGGTGGACACAATGTCATCCTGATCGGTCCTCCGGGAGCTGGAAAATCCATGCTGGCCAAGAGGCTTCCGACCATACTTCCGCCTATGAGCATCGACGAATCACTGGAGACGACCAAGATTCATTCTGTAGCAGGTAAAATCGGGAAAAACAACGGGCTGATTACCCAAAGACCTTTTAGGAAACCGCATCACACCATTTCGGATGTGGCGCTAGTGGGCGGTGGTTCTTATCCGCAACCCGGAGAAATTTCACTCGCACACAACGGGGTGCTGTTCCTGGATGAACTTCCGGAATACAAAAGGCAGGTGCTGGAAGTCATGCGACAACCCCTGGAAGACCGGACAGTGAATGTTTCACGGGCGCGGTTCTCAGTCGATTATCCTGCCGGATTTATGTTAGTGGCCGCGATGAATCCTTGTCCGTGCGGATATTACAATCATCCCGAAAAAGAATGCGTATGCGCACCGGGAACTGTGCAGCGTTATTTGAATAAGATCTCCGGGCCGTTATTGGACCGCATTGATCTGCATGTGGAAGTCACCCCGGTTTCTTTTGACGACCTGGCTTTCAATGCTCCAACCGAAACCAGCACTGAAATCCGGGAACGCGTAATCCGTGCAAGAATGGTCCAGCTGAACCGTTATCAGGGTTCACAAACACATTGCAATGCACAAATGCAACGTAAAGAACTGACTGAATTTTGCGAAATATCGCCGGAAGGAAAACAATTACTCAAGAATGCCATGGATCGTTTGGGACTTTCCGCAAGAGCATACGACCGCATCCTGAAAGTTGCCCGCACAATAGCCGATCTGGATAACTCTGCAACTATTGAAACGGTTCATTTGTCGGAAGCAATCCAATTGCGCAACCTGGACCGGGAAAATTGGGCGGGATGA